A window of the Streptomyces sp. NBC_00454 genome harbors these coding sequences:
- a CDS encoding IclR family transcriptional regulator: protein MTTAESGGSGAPAAVKSAVRTVQLLEHFAARPGLHSLADIQSDLSLPKSSLYMLLRTLVNLGWVETDATGTRYGIGVRALLVGSSYIDGDEVVAAARPTLDRLSDDTTETIHLARMDGTSVVYLATRQSQHYLRPFTRVGRRLPVHSTALGKALLATHTDEEVRGLLPRRLEPVTEHTITDRDRLIDELALVREQGYAVDREENTLGLRCFGVAVPYRTPARDAVSCSVPVARLTPGHEQVIKGALFEARDRLSVVTRRM from the coding sequence ATGACGACAGCTGAGTCGGGGGGCTCGGGCGCGCCGGCGGCCGTCAAGTCGGCGGTACGCACGGTCCAGTTGCTGGAACACTTCGCGGCGCGACCGGGGCTCCACAGCCTGGCCGACATCCAAAGCGACCTCTCCCTGCCCAAATCCAGCCTCTACATGCTGCTGCGCACCCTGGTGAACCTGGGCTGGGTGGAGACGGACGCGACGGGAACGCGGTACGGCATCGGCGTACGGGCGCTGCTCGTCGGCAGCTCGTACATCGACGGGGACGAGGTCGTCGCGGCGGCCAGGCCGACGCTGGACCGGCTCTCCGACGATACGACGGAGACCATCCACCTGGCCCGGATGGACGGGACGAGCGTGGTCTACCTCGCGACCCGCCAGTCCCAGCACTATCTGCGGCCCTTCACCCGCGTCGGCCGGCGGCTGCCCGTGCACTCGACGGCGCTCGGCAAGGCGCTGCTGGCCACGCACACCGACGAAGAGGTACGCGGACTCCTGCCGCGGCGGCTGGAACCGGTCACCGAGCACACCATCACCGACCGGGACCGGCTCATCGACGAGCTGGCCCTGGTGCGGGAGCAGGGGTACGCGGTGGACCGGGAGGAGAACACCCTCGGACTGCGCTGCTTCGGGGTGGCCGTGCCCTACCGGACGCCGGCCCGCGACGCGGTGAGCTGCTCGGTACCGGTGGCGCGGCTGACGCCGGGGCACGAACAGGTCATCAAGGGGGCGCTGTTCGAGGCGAGGGACCGGCTGTCGGTGGTGACGCGGCGGATGTAG
- a CDS encoding aldehyde dehydrogenase (NADP(+)): MAATPVWSVDPRTGKQREQVAAEATPQEVDGAVRAAHAARGALGDAVARAAFLRAAADLLDGAAEQVVRAADAETALGPGRLTGELARTTGQLRAFADAVDEGSHLDIRIDRADPTTAPPRPELRRYKVPLGVVAVYAASNFPLAFSVPGGDTASALAAGCPVVVKAHPDHPATSELCASLLRRAAVAAGLPPEVVAVVHGFDAGLELIRHPLVTAAGFTGSIRGGRALFDAAAARPVPIPFHGELGSLNPVVVTPAAAAERAEEIGAGLAGSVTLGVGQFCVKPGLVLVPEGADGDRLAGALGKSLGESGPGVLLDHRMRENFIAGVRERAALPGVEAPVAPGSGGEHTVGAGYLSLPARTLLEGRPYEVLLEECFGPVTVLVRYADQGEARALLGRLPGNLTATLQLSAAEAAGGPGPAAELIARATALAGRIVVNGWPTGVAVAPAQHHGGPYPAATSHSTSVGGTAIERWLRPVAYQSVPDALLPPELREANPLGLPRRVTGDLPA, translated from the coding sequence ATGGCAGCAACACCAGTCTGGAGTGTGGACCCCCGCACCGGGAAGCAGCGCGAGCAGGTTGCGGCGGAGGCCACACCCCAGGAGGTGGACGGAGCCGTGCGCGCGGCCCACGCGGCCCGCGGCGCGCTCGGCGACGCCGTCGCCCGCGCCGCCTTCCTGCGCGCCGCCGCCGACCTCCTCGACGGGGCCGCCGAGCAGGTCGTCCGGGCCGCCGACGCCGAGACCGCGCTCGGCCCCGGACGGCTCACCGGCGAGCTCGCCCGCACCACCGGCCAGCTCCGCGCCTTCGCCGACGCCGTGGACGAGGGCTCCCACCTCGACATCCGCATCGACCGCGCCGACCCCACCACCGCCCCGCCCCGCCCGGAGCTGCGCCGCTACAAGGTGCCGCTGGGCGTGGTCGCGGTGTACGCCGCCTCGAACTTCCCGCTCGCCTTCTCCGTCCCCGGCGGGGACACCGCCAGCGCGCTGGCCGCGGGCTGCCCGGTCGTGGTCAAGGCGCACCCCGACCACCCGGCCACCTCCGAACTGTGCGCCTCGCTGCTGCGCCGGGCGGCCGTCGCCGCCGGGCTGCCGCCCGAAGTGGTCGCCGTGGTGCACGGGTTCGACGCCGGCCTGGAGCTGATCCGGCACCCGCTGGTCACCGCCGCCGGGTTCACCGGTTCCATCCGGGGCGGGCGGGCCCTGTTCGACGCGGCCGCCGCGCGGCCCGTGCCGATCCCCTTCCACGGGGAACTGGGCTCCCTGAACCCCGTCGTGGTCACCCCGGCGGCCGCCGCCGAGCGCGCCGAGGAGATCGGCGCCGGGCTGGCGGGCTCGGTCACCCTCGGAGTCGGCCAGTTCTGCGTCAAGCCCGGCCTGGTCCTCGTACCCGAGGGCGCGGACGGCGACCGGCTCGCCGGGGCGCTCGGCAAGTCGCTCGGCGAGAGCGGTCCCGGGGTCCTGCTCGACCACCGGATGCGGGAGAACTTCATCGCCGGGGTCCGCGAGCGCGCCGCGCTGCCCGGGGTCGAGGCCCCCGTCGCCCCCGGCTCCGGCGGCGAGCACACCGTCGGCGCGGGCTACCTGAGCCTGCCGGCGCGGACCCTGCTGGAGGGCAGGCCCTACGAGGTGCTCCTGGAGGAGTGCTTCGGCCCCGTCACCGTGCTCGTCCGGTACGCGGACCAGGGCGAGGCCCGCGCCCTGCTCGGGCGGCTCCCGGGGAACCTCACCGCGACCCTCCAGCTGTCGGCGGCCGAGGCGGCCGGCGGCCCGGGACCCGCGGCGGAGCTGATCGCCCGGGCCACCGCGCTGGCCGGGCGGATCGTGGTCAACGGCTGGCCGACCGGTGTCGCGGTGGCCCCCGCCCAGCACCACGGCGGCCCCTACCCGGCGGCGACCTCCCACTCCACCTCGGTCGGCGGCACCGCCATCGAACGCTGGCTGCGGCCGGTGGCCTACCAGTCGGTGCCGGACGCCCTGCTCCCTCCGGAGCTGCGGGAGGCCAACCCACTGGGGCTGCCGCGCCGGGTCACGGGCGACCTGCCGGCTTAG